A segment of the Macrobrachium nipponense isolate FS-2020 chromosome 1, ASM1510439v2, whole genome shotgun sequence genome:
cacacacacacacacacacatacgatatatacatatatatatctatacatatatatatatatatatatatatatatatctatatatatatatatatatatatatatatatatatatatatatatatatatatatatatatatatatatatatatatgcacacacacacacacacacacacacacacacacacacatatatatatatatatatatatatataatatatatatatatatatatatataggtaaagacTTTATTGTATTTACGCACTCACACTAAATCCCGAAAAAGAAGCCTGAGTAGTGAAGGATATTGTGTAGATGTGAGCCTGCTTCAATAAAGATATAGCAACGAGGCCCTTAGAGCAAGGTCTATTTTCCCTTTCTAGTTTCCACAATTCTCACACTCTCACTCCCTCCTCATGACGTTATTATCGTTTCCCTCGAAGCAATCGGAAGAGTTATGCCTCACGAAACTTCGGCCTCCCCCGAGTATTGCGACCCACCCCTTCGGAATCCTCCCCCGGGCAAAGGTGGGCGGATGTCGCGGGATTATTGTTGTCTGACCTTCCTATTCGTTCGTTAATGGAGCAGCTATAAGCTTTCTTGCCCCCTTATAAGAAGCTTATACGTCTCCTTCAGAAGAGATATAAAGTTAACTTTTCTTCTTTGCGCAGTGTGATCAGTGATTTCTAAATGTTTTTGcggatttcttttttaataaacggCCTCATAGCTGCAGGCAtacttacactcacacacacacacacacacgtatagctATCCATCTACCTAttctgtatgttatatattatatatatatatacacacacacatatatatatatatgttaataattgtatatgatatatatatatatataatatatatatattaattatattagatattatatatagttttctgtACGAAACgccttataaataaaatatgccctttttgattcatttattagaccctgcttatatatatatatatatatatatatatatatatatatatatatatatatatatatatatatatatatatatattatctctttaCGCAGTAAAACAACTCACACTGACAAACTGTGGCTTTAGCATAAATAAAACGCGAAGGCCAACTCCGTTCTTATCACTTTCCAACTGAATCAGTAATGGAAGCGTTTATACAAAACTTCCGTAACAACAGCGGCGCAATCTAGGCTATATTCAGCCGTTCTTATGCTTGTTCGCGCTGAACCCTTCATGTGTGCTTGCCCACTCGCTCTTCTTGGATTTTAGGGTCCTTTAATCTTACATTTCCCCATGTGGAAAGTTAATGCCGGCAATGCTCCTTCTAGTGTGCACTGTAGGTAGTAGTAAAGATTTTTTCCAGCGTCCCTTCTGCATCTAGCTGAACCTACTCCTTAagacttttactttacctctgtgATCACTTCCTTTCTGACATCACGCCGTCCAACCATACCCATGTccttttttcactgttttcagcCATGAAAGCCTGAAATGCCGTAGCGTATTACTTCGCTCTATAGCCTAATTTTCCAAAACATACTACTAAAGGAAGAAGGCAATCGGTTCTCATGAACGGATGCCTGTCAATTGTAAAGGTCTCAAGAACAAAATGACGCCACATTGGCTCCGGCAGTGACGCATCTCTTACTACCGATATTTGTATTACTAGTGTTGTTCACCATTCATTGCACCTCATGAATACCGTAATTTTAGAAGAGATTTGAAGGAAGAAACGCAATAACTATTTTAGGATATTAGATTACGTATATTACCTTAACTACAGTAGTCTGCAACTTGAGACAAAGTCGTACAAATTGGAGATGGTTTGCATTCAAAACCTTACTTGACACCTGTTTACGCCAAAGCTGGTGCAACTGCCGAGACTACTGAACGCTCCTTTTCCTGTCTTTACTGAACTTGCCCACTGAGTCCAACTTATGGGATGAATGTGCAATTTGACTCTGTTACCATCTTTATCTTGAAGGACACAGTCTGAGATATAGCTAAACaaaatttacattaaatgaaaaccatTCTCTGTGTAAAATAAACGTCAGCGGGGATCTTAGAGACCGTGCTACAATTGTTTATTCTCCTTATAGTCCGTGTCAAGTTAGGAAATCAGACTTTAGTACATgattatactataattatatatttcattaagaaTCATTACCTAACGAGCTCAGAATTAAGGCCATTCATTCACATTCCCAACTCACCTTCCTTCCAGTAGCGTAATCCAAGAATTACAAGAGATGAATCCAACTGACCAACGCTGGAAGAAGCGCCAATTGCAGGCGCTTCCATGATTGAGGAGGTTGATCCAGATGTCCAGGTCATCTGATGTTTAACCAAGGCCTGTTCTGCTTTCCTTTCTTTGCAGTTTCAAGGGCGCTAAAGCACTCAGTGAGGTGGGGAAATCACGGGGAAGGTAAGCGGAGAGGTGGGAGGTGGGGGCGTCACGGGCAGAAAGTAGGTGGATGGGGACGTCCTCGGGAAGGTAGGCAGAAAGTAAGGAGGTGTTCTGTCTGTCAGGAGGTACATATATAAGCCATATCTTCCTGCAGAGGCTCACTACCCACCGAACTTCCCTATCTCCACAATCATGGCTCTTAAGGTAAAAGAGTGACTCTATTCTATTCTTATTTTGAAGACTTTAAACTGTAAATACGACAGaatttctataagaaatatatgGAAGCAAAAATTAAGCAATAGCTAAAACGTTGCATAATTTCATTGACTGAAACCGTCCGTGGTTTTAGGTAccatttattcatttcctttaatggttgacgttttttttttttttttggtgcaggTAACTCTCATCTTTGAAAGAAGAACTGGGAGGTTAAAGATCTTAACGAACTTTATTCCGAACGGAACAAACTTCTTAATGACTTTAGTAAAGATAAAAACATTCTCTCATGAAGATACCAATGACTCTCACAaagcctcattattattatttgagcaaCCAAAACAAGTAAcgatcctttttatttttcatttgccgaataaaaaatgatgtgaagaCTAAAGATAAGATCGGGAAAATTGCAGTCTTTCTCAACGTAGGGAAAAGGCGAAGCCGGGTTTTAGGATGGTTACTCTTCTAAACTGGCTGGAGGGAAGTTTTAGGCCGTGAGGTCCTTACAATCTGAAGTCAGTACATCGATGGATAAAAGGGCATTAACTAAGAACAAAAGCGCTTTGCTGCTTGCTTAACTGTCGAGGTAAAAATCTCACCATATTCAAATCATTTTCAGGTCGCCCTTTTTGCCGCCATTGCATTGGTTTCTGTCAGCGCTGACTCTCCCGCTCCTTCATATGGCGCTCCAGCTCCTTCTTACAACGCTCCTGCTCCGACGTATGGAGCACCTTCCCCGTCCTACAATGCCCCTGCTGCTGCGGTAAGACCCTGGATTCTAAAGTGAGCCTTTCATAGCAGTTGAATACCATAAAGTCGTCTAGAATCGCATTTCACATAATGTTGTAAATGGTATCATTTCTAAGATAGAATATTCATTGTCATAGCAGGGCCCAGCGCAGTACGACTTCAACTACGCCGTGAAGGACGACTACTCCGGCAACGACTTCGGACACCAGGAATCCCGCGACGGCTACAACACTCAGGGATCCTACTACGTTCAACTTCCCGATGGTCGTAGGCAAAAAGTGACGTACACTGTCAACGGAGACTCAGGATATGTAGCCGAAGTGACCTACGAAGGGGAAGCCCAGTATCCTCAGGCTTCCGGGGGATACCAACCAGCTCCTAAAGGCGGATATGCCTAAGGATAAACCCAAAATGACCTTCAACTTACAAGATCTAGTAAAATGACTGTTCCCtcgctatatttatttatttatatggatttACAGTACAATAAAAGAAAGGCTACATACATGTTGTTGTTCACTGTCCATCttgaacctttttatttttatggatattgtAGTAAATACAACCTAAACtgcaatttctttcaaaagtgtAACCGTGGAAAGTATACGAGAGAATAGCAGATTATGCAGGTAAAATTGTTAATGCAAACGcacaacaataaaatcaaaacagaGGAAGAACTGTATTTTATTGCCTTGCTGATTATCTCCatacttaattttttcttatttctataagTGGAGCTGGACATTCATATGACAATCTTAAGGAGAGGTTGAAGTACAGAAAAACCTAACTATACTTGAAAGGGCAAATAAGCTAGTAACACTGACCAGAATTACAATAGAActaatttgataagaaaattcctcgttttttttcttagatttccGCCTAAGTCTTCAAGATACCCTAACGTTTACTTTACTCACTTTGACCTCAATTACCCTGCTCATTTTCGTAGCTTCTTGGGTGCCTTTTCATGCTTATCTCCTTCATTTCTGAAACTACATTTCATACCATTTATTTTTGTCTCCCTTACAAGCAAACCTCGTGTCCACAAACTCATTTGTGTTCGTTGCGTTTATGGTACATTTTAACCCTTAGGCTCAAACTGAAAGAAACTTCTATATCTTTTATGTTCATCCATTTAATTTTTCTACCACCTAGTATTAAAAGGAGATATTCTGAAAAAAAGACATTATTTACTCAACAATGTACCTATACATGAGAATATTCTTTGGAACAAGCATGTTTTCTACAATAAAGCCATTTCTGAAAACATTTCCTCTAGCCTCTGAACATTCTGCTTCACTCCAAACCTCTTTACCAACCAAATATTTACTTCTGATTTTGCAGTGAAATACTTTCtgaaaatatttccacttgactTCGGACCTAATTACCAATCAAACATTCTATTTTACTTTATTGCCACCTATCTTTGCAGTGAAATTACTGAACTCAAATACCTGCTCCTCGATCTCCAAACCAATCCAGGCAGTTTAGGACATCTTAAACGAAACGGCTTTGATCTTTGAGTTTTGGAAACCGACATAATTTGTTGAAATCTATAATCAATAACATTCCTGTCCGAATCGTCTTCAtccatcaaaataaatatatcgcTTGTATTAGATGTCAAAATTTTTGTTCTATGGATTTGGCAAGTCTTGAGTTATACTTCTGACTGGCTGGAAATGTCTGGAAGGATGCAAGAATTACAAGAACTGCAATGATGCTGGTTGAATTTGGTCACTCATGGGATCTTGCTAATCAAACGCATACGCCAATTCACGcaagcacaaacacaaacacacacacgcacacacacacacacatatatagttataatatatatatatatatagatatatatatcaagatacatactagatatatatatatatatatatatatatatatatatatatatatatctagatatatatatatgtattttaatatatatatatatagatatatctatatatctatatatatatatatatatatatcatatatatatatatatatatagaatatatctatctatctataaatatatatatatatatatatatacatatatgatcatatagatatatatatataaaaaatatatatatatatatacgatatatatatatactatgtatagtatatatatatatatagatctatctatatatatatataatagctaagatagatatatatatatatatatatagatatatagatataccatatcggtatatatatatatagaatatatatatatatatatagatatatatatatatatatctatctatatatatatgtagttatgatatatatatagtatatatatatagatatatatatatatagatatatctatctatctatctatatatatatatatatatatatatagatatatatatatatcatatatatatatctatatatatatatatatagatactatatatatatatcgatgatatatatatataaatatgtatatatatatatctatagatatatctatatatatatatatatatatatctatatatatatatatatatctatatatatgtatgtatctatatatatatatatctatatatagatatatatatgagatatatatctatatatatatatatatatctatatatatatagatactatataatatatatatatagtaattatatattattatgtattattagatacctatatattattaatatatatatacatatatatatatatatatatatatagctatatagatagatagatatatctatattatatatataatttttatataatatagagtatctatatatatatatatatatatagatatatatatattatatatatatatatatcgatatctatatatctatatatatatatatatgatatatatatatagatatatatatctatatatatactatatagatatatactatctatattataatatatatatatatatatatagatattatattatattatatatatatatatatattgcaaaagcCAACATGAATTAATGAAAGGCATCagtacgatgagagagagagagagcatttatgaCTGAGCAGAAGCTAATACCCAAGCTATTGAAACTGATTAAAAGCAAACTGCGCTCTTGGAACCATAGTTagtgaatggtgtttttacattccagattatggaaaatgaagcctacattattattattatttttttttcttatttatttatttatttatttatttatttatttatttatttatttattttgctctatcacagtcctccaattcgactggatggtatttatagtgttgggttccgggttgcatcctgcctccttaggagtccatcacttttcttactatgtgcgccgtttctaggatcacactcttctgcatgagtcctggagctacttcagcctctag
Coding sequences within it:
- the LOC135219259 gene encoding pro-resilin-like isoform X2 is translated as MALKVALFAAIALVSVSADSPAPSYGAPAPSYNAPAPTYGAPSPSYNAPAAAGPAQYDFNYAVKDDYSGNDFGHQESRDGYNTQGSYYVQLPDGRRQKVTYTVNGDSGYVAEVTYEGEAQYPQASGGYQPAPKGGYA
- the LOC135219259 gene encoding pro-resilin-like isoform X1, whose product is MALKVALFAAIALVSVSADSPAPSYGAPAPSYNAPAPTYGAPSPSYNAPAAAQGPAQYDFNYAVKDDYSGNDFGHQESRDGYNTQGSYYVQLPDGRRQKVTYTVNGDSGYVAEVTYEGEAQYPQASGGYQPAPKGGYA